The following DNA comes from Oreochromis niloticus isolate F11D_XX linkage group LG23, O_niloticus_UMD_NMBU, whole genome shotgun sequence.
TCCTTCCACGAGCAGTAATTGCTGCTTGCTGTGATCTGACAGCTGGGGGGAAATGGAATGATTTGCGTGTTGCCTATTGTATTGCTCAGAAAACATATACGTCATGAATACAGTACACAAGAATAGAGGTGTTGTTAAAGAAAAGGCATTTGTTCAGCACATCTGTGCcaattatatttaatatattaatatttctgtttgttttaatgttaagGCCTGCACTAATCATGTTCTGTTCATTCCCATGTTTCTCACGGTGTGATTTCCAAATTTTAGTGATCAGAAATAGCAGCTATACGAAAAACATCACTAAaattaaatgtgaatatttGCCATATAGGAAGTCTGTTTGCAAACTCTAACCAGCCCTTCTTGTAATATTAATAattttgaataattaaaaatgaattaatttataAGACTGCTAATTTTGCTGCATTGTGTCTCCCCAGTTCCTTTTAAATAACTTCAGTTACATTTTCATCAATGCAGAGGACACTCTATTTGGGGGGgatttttttagttttcagtGTGGTTATTAAAATCATTTCTCATTCTCAATAGGACTGAACTATGGCGATCAACCATTCCAACAATTCCAACTGTACCGATTTGGATGAACTGATGAAACGCTACTACCTGCCTGTGGCTTACAGTCTCATCTTCATTGTGGGCTTGGTTGGAAATGTAACATCCATCAGCATTTACTTGACAAAGCTTCGTCCCTGGAAGAGCAGCAGCATCATCTTGGTCAACCTGGCGGTGACCGATCTCCTCTATGTCCTCAGCCTGCCATTCCTGGTCTACTACTATACCAGATGGGACAAGTGGCCTCTCTGCGAATTCATGTGCCGTGTCGTGCGCGTTGGGTTTCATTTGAACCTTTATGGGAGCATCCTCTTTCTAACATGTCTGGCAGTTTTTCGTTATGTAGTGGTGATTAAACCACTGAGTGCAGCACAGGTACAGCAGAAGCGCTGGGGTATAATTGCCTGCTCAGCTGTTTGGATCATCTCTGCTGCTGAAATAACACCCATGTTGAGCATGATATCAGTGAAAGATAACAAGAAGTGCATAGACTTTGCAAGTACCGAACCCGTCGCTACTGTGCGGTTGTACAGCTGGCTACTTACTGCGTTTGGATTTCTACTTCCCCTTGTGGTGGTGTTTATGTGTTACACTGGGATAGTAAAACAGCTGGCAAAAGGACCACATACAACAAGTCTCTGTCGGATGCGAGCACGGCGTGTGACTGTA
Coding sequences within:
- the LOC100699730 gene encoding 2-oxoglutarate receptor 1-like, which gives rise to MAINHSNNSNCTDLDELMKRYYLPVAYSLIFIVGLVGNVTSISIYLTKLRPWKSSSIILVNLAVTDLLYVLSLPFLVYYYTRWDKWPLCEFMCRVVRVGFHLNLYGSILFLTCLAVFRYVVVIKPLSAAQVQQKRWGIIACSAVWIISAAEITPMLSMISVKDNKKCIDFASTEPVATVRLYSWLLTAFGFLLPLVVVFMCYTGIVKQLAKGPHTTSLCRMRARRVTVLILVVFVVCFLPYHVLRVLRIESRYHNTTCPAENIVHAAYIISRPLAGFNTFFNLVLYTLSGDAFRRAFLNAFHWERCLTKTRSLFHLAVISEASRDKSAT